The Petrotoga sp. 9PW.55.5.1 genome includes a window with the following:
- the hypD gene encoding trans-4-hydroxy-L-proline dehydratase: MNHRIARLREESVGSKVKISSERARLITEFYKSGSADGKSEPVKKAMAFKYLMERVSLPVEKGQLIVGLRGTGPQQVPTYPEICTHDLEDLEILDKRENMPYKVDEETKKMYEKDIIPFWKGKTTREIIFENLSKEWVEAYNAGIWTEFMEQRAPGHTAGGERIFKTGILDIKEKIKNKIKELSPTDSLYYDKLEELKAMDIAADAILIYAKRYSKKLKDLAKDEKDIERKIELEKMSKICEWVPAHAPTSYWEALQHYWFIHVGVVYETNPWDSFNPGRLDQHLYPFYEKEIAEGSLSREQAKELLEAFWLKFNNQPAVPKVRVTAEESFTYNDFTKINVGGLKKDGSNEVNEVSYLILEVLSEMRTLQPNTAVQVSVKNPERFIIKALEIVGPGFGEPPFFNFDGVLLKMLRQGKSLEDARTAGVSGCVESGSFGKESYILTGYFNLPKILEITLNNGVDPKSGKKIGLSTGDPCTFKNYEELWNAYMNQIKYFMDIKMKGNDIIESIFAKHFPVPFLSLWIDDCVEKAKDYNSGGARYNTQYIQVVGLGTIAYSLTSLKYHIFDQKNIRMDELLKALNSNFEGEFEYLRQVILNKTPKYGEDNDYADFIAKSLVEKIVGVIENYPLSPIRKASKRAYFLPTTVHVYFGKVTGATPDGRKAGQPVSEGVSPVQGSDKKGIAAVFRSVSKCDWDKTGGALLNQRLSPDLLRGNENLKKLAQLIKTFFLMGGHHVQFNVVSTELLKEAQKRPKDFQDLMVRVAGYSDYFVNLPKGLQEEIIARTEYEEI, from the coding sequence ATGAATCATCGTATTGCGAGATTGCGTGAAGAAAGTGTTGGTAGCAAAGTAAAAATCTCAAGTGAACGAGCGAGATTAATTACCGAATTCTATAAAAGTGGTTCCGCAGATGGAAAATCAGAGCCTGTGAAAAAAGCAATGGCTTTTAAATATCTGATGGAAAGGGTAAGTCTTCCTGTTGAGAAAGGTCAGTTAATAGTAGGACTTCGTGGGACAGGACCTCAACAAGTACCTACCTATCCGGAAATATGTACCCACGATTTAGAAGATCTTGAAATCTTAGATAAAAGAGAAAATATGCCATACAAGGTGGATGAAGAAACGAAAAAAATGTATGAAAAAGATATTATTCCTTTTTGGAAGGGCAAAACGACAAGAGAGATAATCTTTGAAAATCTGTCAAAAGAATGGGTAGAAGCATATAATGCAGGCATCTGGACGGAGTTCATGGAACAAAGAGCACCAGGGCACACTGCCGGTGGTGAAAGGATATTCAAAACTGGTATATTAGATATTAAAGAAAAGATAAAAAACAAAATAAAAGAGTTGTCTCCTACGGATTCGTTATATTACGATAAATTAGAAGAATTAAAAGCGATGGATATTGCTGCAGATGCTATTTTGATATATGCCAAAAGATATTCAAAAAAGTTGAAAGATTTAGCAAAAGATGAAAAGGATATTGAGAGAAAAATTGAGTTAGAAAAGATGTCTAAAATATGTGAATGGGTACCTGCACATGCTCCAACCAGTTATTGGGAAGCATTACAACATTATTGGTTTATACATGTAGGTGTGGTATATGAAACCAATCCATGGGATTCCTTCAATCCTGGGAGATTAGATCAACATTTATATCCTTTTTATGAGAAAGAAATTGCTGAGGGATCACTGAGTCGTGAACAAGCTAAAGAACTATTAGAAGCATTTTGGTTAAAATTCAATAATCAACCTGCCGTTCCGAAAGTTAGAGTTACTGCCGAAGAAAGTTTTACCTACAATGATTTCACAAAGATAAATGTTGGGGGATTAAAAAAAGATGGTTCTAATGAAGTAAATGAAGTTTCTTATTTGATATTAGAAGTATTAAGTGAAATGAGAACTTTGCAACCCAATACAGCTGTACAAGTGAGCGTTAAAAATCCTGAGCGTTTTATTATTAAAGCGTTGGAAATAGTGGGGCCAGGATTTGGAGAGCCTCCTTTTTTCAATTTCGATGGGGTTTTACTTAAAATGCTAAGGCAAGGGAAATCTTTAGAAGATGCCAGAACAGCCGGAGTAAGTGGTTGTGTTGAAAGTGGTTCTTTTGGGAAAGAATCTTATATTTTGACTGGATATTTCAACTTACCTAAAATCTTAGAAATTACGTTGAACAATGGTGTTGATCCAAAATCAGGAAAAAAGATTGGATTAAGTACAGGCGATCCTTGCACATTTAAAAATTATGAAGAGTTATGGAACGCATATATGAATCAAATTAAATATTTTATGGACATTAAAATGAAAGGAAACGATATTATAGAATCTATATTTGCCAAACACTTTCCAGTTCCTTTCTTATCTTTGTGGATAGATGATTGTGTTGAAAAAGCCAAAGATTATAACAGTGGTGGTGCAAGGTATAATACTCAGTATATTCAGGTAGTAGGGCTTGGAACCATTGCTTATAGTTTGACGTCTCTTAAGTATCACATATTTGATCAAAAAAATATTAGAATGGATGAGCTTCTTAAAGCTTTAAATTCAAATTTTGAAGGAGAGTTTGAATATTTAAGACAAGTAATTTTGAACAAAACTCCCAAATATGGTGAAGACAACGATTACGCAGATTTCATAGCAAAATCCTTGGTTGAAAAAATAGTTGGTGTGATTGAAAATTATCCACTTTCTCCCATAAGAAAAGCTTCAAAAAGGGCTTATTTTTTACCAACTACTGTACATGTTTATTTTGGGAAGGTAACAGGGGCAACTCCTGATGGAAGAAAAGCAGGGCAACCAGTTTCTGAAGGTGTTTCTCCAGTACAGGGTAGTGATAAAAAAGGTATTGCCGCAGTTTTTAGGTCTGTATCAAAATGCGACTGGGACAAGACTGGTGGGGCATTACTCAATCAGAGACTTAGTCCAGATTTGCTTAGAGGAAATGAAAATCTCAAAAAACTTGCACAGTTAATAAAAACATTTTTTTTAATGGGTGGTCATCATGTGCAATTTAATGTTGTAAGTACAGAATTATTAAAGGAAGCTCAAAAAAGGCCAAAAGATTTTCAAGATCTGATGGTTAGAGTAGCAGGATACAGTGATTATTTTGTAAATCTTCCAAAAGGACTACAAGAAGAAATTATAGCAAGGACAGAATATGAAGAGATTTAA
- a CDS encoding glycyl-radical enzyme activating protein → MKRFNISEKHGLIFDTKRYAIHDGPGIRTTIFFKGCPLNCWWCHNPEGIEYHEELMYFEYQCMHCGTCYEVCLENAIEFDESPKIKRKLCTLCGDCSSSCPTTALRMVGETRTVDEVISEIEKDILFFDNSEGGVTFSGGEPLYQNTFLLKLLKECKKKGIHTTLDTSGFASKKVFASVIEHVDLFLYDLKLIDENEHIRYTGVSNRVILDNLRYLANKRKAEDIIIRFPVIPNITDTNRNVEGILDFISSLKGIKEIDLMPFHDVSEKYYRLDKKYKMDNQESPTKKRLLEIKEKFEKKGYIVKMN, encoded by the coding sequence ATGAAGAGATTTAATATCAGTGAAAAACATGGATTAATATTTGATACAAAAAGGTATGCTATACATGATGGGCCAGGGATAAGAACGACTATCTTTTTTAAAGGGTGTCCGTTGAATTGTTGGTGGTGTCATAATCCGGAGGGAATTGAATACCATGAAGAATTAATGTATTTTGAATACCAATGTATGCATTGTGGCACTTGTTATGAAGTGTGTCTAGAAAATGCGATAGAATTTGATGAAAGTCCAAAAATAAAAAGGAAGTTATGCACGCTTTGTGGAGATTGTTCTTCTTCTTGCCCAACTACAGCTTTAAGAATGGTTGGAGAAACAAGAACTGTAGATGAAGTAATATCAGAAATAGAAAAAGACATATTATTTTTTGACAATTCTGAAGGTGGAGTTACCTTTTCTGGGGGAGAACCATTATATCAGAATACCTTCTTATTAAAACTTCTAAAAGAATGTAAAAAAAAAGGTATTCATACAACTTTAGATACCTCAGGGTTTGCATCAAAAAAAGTTTTTGCATCTGTTATAGAACATGTTGATCTTTTTTTATACGATCTAAAACTTATTGATGAAAATGAACATATCAGATACACAGGGGTTTCTAACAGGGTAATATTAGATAATTTAAGATATTTAGCTAACAAAAGAAAAGCCGAAGATATAATAATCAGATTCCCGGTTATTCCAAATATTACCGATACAAACAGAAACGTAGAAGGTATTTTAGATTTTATTTCTTCACTGAAAGGAATCAAAGAAATCGATTTAATGCCTTTTCACGATGTAAGTGAGAAGTATTACAGATTAGATAAAAAGTATAAAATGGATAACCAAGAATCTCCAACTAAAAAGAGATTACTCGAAATTAAAGAAAAATTCGAAAAAAAGGGTTATATTGTGAAAATGAATTAA
- a CDS encoding substrate-binding domain-containing protein, giving the protein MKKTKQSIIKEYILDQMENGDLKKGDRIPSENKLAEYFSVSRQTVRKALYDLEREGYLLTRRGSGTYVKSVKKDKENIGILTQSLTDYIFPFIVMGAEEVLKNTKYKSFIGNAKNDPHVEKETLERWLDLGLKGMIVDPVVSATKQANKNLLEEISEQIPTVIINSDLAIPHAGTLVLNDYECGSLAASKFIELGHKKVAVIYKAVHKAAEERANGFIDKVKEFKKIMLYELPFHGQETSDEVFNLILSLLNFPKDNAPTAIFCSNDLVAMQVIMAAKKLRLEIPKDISLIGFDDADFAQALEISTFRHPKQQFGEKAAQMLLKMIEDNNNGKAEKVVEKSEFIERNSLLKRN; this is encoded by the coding sequence TTGAAGAAGACAAAGCAATCTATTATAAAAGAGTATATATTAGATCAAATGGAAAATGGCGATCTGAAAAAAGGGGACCGGATACCTTCTGAAAATAAGTTGGCTGAGTACTTCTCAGTAAGTAGACAAACAGTTCGAAAAGCCTTATACGATCTAGAGAGAGAAGGTTATTTGCTAACAAGAAGAGGAAGTGGAACATACGTTAAATCTGTAAAAAAAGACAAAGAAAATATCGGCATATTGACTCAATCGTTGACGGACTACATATTCCCTTTTATAGTCATGGGCGCAGAAGAAGTCTTAAAAAACACAAAGTATAAATCTTTTATTGGAAATGCAAAAAATGATCCTCATGTAGAAAAAGAAACACTTGAAAGATGGCTTGATCTTGGTTTAAAGGGAATGATTGTGGATCCTGTTGTAAGTGCAACCAAACAAGCGAATAAAAATCTTTTGGAAGAAATTAGCGAACAAATACCTACAGTAATAATAAACAGTGATCTAGCCATTCCTCATGCTGGAACATTAGTTTTAAACGATTACGAATGTGGCTCCTTGGCAGCAAGTAAATTTATTGAACTTGGACATAAAAAGGTTGCTGTTATCTACAAAGCAGTTCATAAGGCAGCTGAAGAAAGAGCTAATGGATTTATTGACAAAGTTAAAGAGTTCAAAAAGATAATGTTATACGAACTACCATTTCATGGGCAAGAAACTTCTGATGAGGTTTTTAACCTTATTTTATCGCTTTTGAACTTTCCTAAAGATAACGCGCCTACAGCTATCTTTTGTTCAAACGATTTGGTTGCGATGCAAGTAATTATGGCAGCAAAAAAACTAAGGCTTGAAATACCTAAGGACATTTCTTTAATTGGTTTTGATGATGCTGATTTTGCACAGGCTCTTGAAATTTCAACATTTAGGCACCCAAAGCAACAATTTGGGGAAAAGGCTGCACAGATGTTGTTAAAAATGATAGAAGATAATAACAACGGTAAAGCTGAAAAAGTAGTTGAAAAATCCGAATTTATCGAAAGAAATAGTTTATTAAAAAGAAATTAA
- a CDS encoding GNAT family N-acetyltransferase — protein MDITKGNINDNKDFIKLFLISAPFFPVVFGENIKKMLNNLFITKNNLFSYQHIYFAKKEGKILGMILCYSWKTKNRENLRTGHLMLKNLGIVFFKRIIPLIKLNKAIGRISKEDFYISNIAVYDSFRGLGTGKQLIFKAEDIARKSGSKNIILDVEKENIKAINFYNNLGFRKITESNIKTRNCILSFYRMKKQLIGFGSN, from the coding sequence ATGGATATAACAAAGGGAAATATTAATGACAATAAGGATTTTATCAAGCTTTTTCTAATCTCTGCTCCTTTTTTCCCAGTAGTTTTTGGTGAAAATATAAAAAAAATGCTAAATAATTTATTTATAACTAAAAACAATCTTTTTAGTTATCAGCATATTTATTTTGCCAAGAAAGAAGGAAAGATTCTTGGAATGATCTTATGTTATAGCTGGAAAACAAAAAATAGAGAAAATCTAAGGACTGGACATCTTATGCTAAAAAATCTAGGAATTGTTTTCTTCAAAAGAATAATACCATTGATCAAACTAAATAAAGCTATTGGAAGGATAAGCAAAGAAGATTTTTATATCAGTAACATAGCGGTTTATGACTCATTTAGAGGGTTGGGCACTGGCAAACAATTAATTTTTAAAGCTGAAGATATAGCTAGAAAATCTGGAAGCAAAAACATTATTTTAGATGTTGAAAAGGAAAACATAAAAGCTATTAATTTCTATAACAACTTGGGGTTTAGAAAGATAACAGAATCAAATATAAAAACAAGGAATTGTATTTTGAGTTTTTATAGGATGAAAAAGCAATTAATCGGGTTTGGTTCAAATTGA
- a CDS encoding sn-glycerol-1-phosphate dehydrogenase: MTDLLNLEIEKMAGLNFSCDCGKNHKVDIENIIVEKEALKNKSRIFDSLNKKNLFFVADNNTYKACGEELLNILKDEKYNVTEYIFQGKEPLIPNEKSIGRLLIEIPKNTSLIIAVGSGTINDICRYLSYKTNVPYIIFATAPSMDGYASTVSPLIVENFKKTFEATYPKAIIADTQILRKAPLEMIHAGFGDILGKYTSLTDWELSKYINKEYYCEKTVKLVEKARDLCVKNAQKISQRSEEVIKQLTEALIISGIAIGFVGYSRPASGAEHHIAHFWEIDAISKNKPHPLHGNAVGVGTVVVSMIYRLMKDKIPKKISPPDPEYLISLHEKVGSIYDPKELGISKELFKESIIHAREIRNRYTILQLAYEHNQLEKIAQILTEKFYA, translated from the coding sequence ATGACAGATCTTTTAAATTTAGAAATAGAAAAAATGGCAGGATTAAATTTTTCTTGCGATTGTGGTAAAAATCATAAAGTGGATATAGAAAATATTATTGTAGAAAAAGAAGCGTTGAAAAACAAAAGTAGAATTTTTGATAGTCTTAATAAGAAAAACTTGTTTTTTGTAGCTGATAATAATACTTATAAAGCCTGTGGGGAGGAATTATTAAATATTTTAAAAGACGAGAAATATAACGTAACCGAATACATATTTCAAGGTAAAGAACCATTAATACCAAACGAAAAAAGTATCGGTAGATTATTGATAGAAATTCCTAAAAACACATCTTTAATAATAGCGGTAGGTTCTGGAACGATTAACGATATTTGTAGGTATTTAAGTTATAAAACAAACGTTCCTTATATAATTTTTGCTACCGCTCCATCTATGGATGGATACGCTTCTACGGTGTCTCCCTTAATAGTTGAAAACTTCAAAAAAACTTTTGAAGCCACTTATCCAAAAGCTATCATAGCAGATACCCAAATATTAAGAAAAGCTCCTTTAGAGATGATCCATGCAGGATTTGGAGATATTTTAGGGAAGTACACTTCATTAACAGATTGGGAACTTTCAAAGTATATTAATAAGGAATATTATTGTGAAAAAACTGTAAAACTCGTTGAAAAAGCTAGAGATTTATGTGTGAAAAATGCCCAAAAAATTAGTCAAAGAAGTGAAGAAGTAATTAAACAATTAACTGAAGCGTTAATAATTTCTGGTATAGCAATTGGTTTTGTAGGGTATTCAAGACCCGCTTCTGGTGCAGAACATCACATCGCACATTTTTGGGAAATAGATGCCATCTCAAAAAACAAACCTCATCCTTTACACGGAAACGCTGTGGGTGTGGGAACGGTGGTTGTATCCATGATTTATAGGCTAATGAAAGACAAAATTCCAAAAAAAATCTCTCCCCCAGATCCTGAATATCTCATTTCACTACATGAGAAGGTTGGTTCTATATACGATCCAAAAGAATTAGGGATCTCAAAAGAACTCTTCAAAGAAAGTATAATACATGCTAGAGAAATAAGAAACAGATATACAATTCTTCAACTGGCTTATGAACACAATCAATTGGAAAAAATTGCTCAAATACTAACAGAAAAATTTTATGCCTGA